A genome region from Trichosurus vulpecula isolate mTriVul1 chromosome 5, mTriVul1.pri, whole genome shotgun sequence includes the following:
- the TOMM7 gene encoding mitochondrial import receptor subunit TOM7 homolog: MVKLSKESKQRLQQLFRGGQFAIRWGFIPLVLYLGFRRGADPGMPAPTVLSLLWG; encoded by the exons ATGGTGAAGCTGAGCAAGGAGTCCAAGCAGCGGCTGCAGCAGCTCTTCCGGGGCGGCCAGTTTGCCATCCGCTGGGGCTTCATCCCCCTCGTGCTCTACCTGG gatttAGGAGAGGTGCAGATCCTGGAATGCCTGCACCAACTGTTTTGAG